The Sylvia atricapilla isolate bSylAtr1 chromosome 3, bSylAtr1.pri, whole genome shotgun sequence genome has a window encoding:
- the SERTAD2 gene encoding SERTA domain-containing protein 2: MLGKGGKRKFDEHEDGLEGKVVSPTDGPSKVSYTLQRQTIFNISLMKLYNHRPLTEPSLQKTVLINNMLRRIQEELKQEGSLRPMFVAASQPADPLSDNFREAQPAFSHLASAPLLPADLVSTMPLESCLTPASLLEDDTFCTSPAAQHDGPAKPPPPALQAVKDSFSSALDEIEELCPAPTSAEAVAAEAAAGDPKAQPSESNVPKPEGLPESRTAEPKLMDPLPGNFEITASTGFLTDLTLDDILFADIDTSMYDFDPCTSATGAASKMAPVSADELLKTLAPYSSQPVTPNQPFKMDLTELDHIMEVLVGS, from the coding sequence ATGttggggaaaggaggaaagcgGAAGTTTGACGAGCATGAAGATGGGTTGGAAGGCAAAGTGGTGTCTCCCACCGACGGTCCCTCTAAGGTGTCTTACACCTTACAGCGCCAGACTATCTTCAACATTTCCCTCATGAAACTTTATAACCACAGGCCATTAACCGAGCCAAGCTTGCAAAAGACAGTTCTAATTAACAACATGCTGAGGCGAATCCAGGAAGAACTCAAACAGGAAGGCAGCTTGAGGCCCATGTTCGTGGCCGCTTCGCAGCCTGCCGACCCTCTCAGCGACAACTTCCGCGAGGCGCAGCCGGCCTTCAGCCACCTGGCCTCGGCGCCGCTGCTGCCCGCAGACCTGGTTAGCACTATGCCCCTGGAGTCCTGCCTCACCCCGGCCTCTTTGCTCGAGGACGACACTTTTTGCACTTCCCCGGCTGCCCAGCACGACGGTCCCGCCAAGCCGCCACCTCCTGCTCTCCAAGCAGTCAAGGACAGCTTCTCCTCAGCCTTGGACGAAATCGAGGAGCTTTGTCCAGCACCTACCTCCGCAGAGGCAGTAGCAGCTGAAGCGGCAGCCGGCGACCCGAAGGCGCAGCCCAGCGAGTCCAACGTTCCCAAGCCCGAGGGCCTCCCGGAGAGCAGGACGGCCGAGCCCAAACTCATGGACCCCCTGCCTGGCAACTTTGAGATCACGGCTTCCACAGGTTTCCTCACAGACTTGACCCTGGATGACATTCTGTTCGCTGACATTGACACGTCCATGTATGATTTTGACCCCTGCACGTCTGCCACGGGGGCTGCCTCAAAAATGGCTCCCGTCTCAGCAGATGAGCTCCTCAAGACTCTCGCTCCCTACAGCAGTCAACCAGTAACTCCAAATCAGCCTTTCAAAATGGATCTCACAGAACTGGATCACATCATGGAGGTGCTTGTTGggtcttaa